Proteins from one Malaya genurostris strain Urasoe2022 chromosome 2, Malgen_1.1, whole genome shotgun sequence genomic window:
- the LOC131431852 gene encoding A-kinase anchor protein 10, mitochondrial, producing the protein MLQFLKKSATVRKKSGIGIIPSSEDSIDIDAITICHSDVTTDEEALAEAEKYYMEQHPDTAEMKSRLSRNLMDILAEQSCFCYFVQFLETKEALPLIKFWLDVESFKAAALESLKSANKNEIFGKSVNRRTLDRSVSSDGFDSLSLRSVDCDSISTFSENVFDEGTGISTMAMTDPESDRTSGACTPCTIPLEVVVEEDKKPEPSMYEDNDDRKRIIDMRDLALRQSLTDDEKTHIFEKNKLKLEEPKKSTSGYNSLIDSDAVRIYRKYLISNSPYHIEVPATVLSSISLALCGGTCSERIFETAQQYLLEVLERNYLNEFLNSGFYLKYTFEVLSSNSLGLRDILCSEMALFYFMEFLEQKNKRHILEFCVTASHFRKSAEGTQSQADALVLYEKYFSLQATCPLNLSDKVRFLLEENICSQDTTTIKNCFELPSRIIERFLERRYFQEFLKSSLYKNYLSELLGRIKITASGETTSNYMGILAGPKQVFMTDRTNTPGHKRGHRKTYSDVTNDSTNRSKHSSFVSSQNTLLAMSDANFHRKRPTSVGCGSTSTGTDIMQIDSRQLYNPDLLWKRNSASGLTFGRVDALGRYERDSDIAEPPQGDDRWSKNRLKRAMRKLVNLPEDKAQEELAWQVAEMIVNDITSITMNHGTEDAHET; encoded by the exons ATGCTTCAATTTCTGAAAAAGTCAG CCACTGTCAGGAAAAAATCCGGAATCGGCATAATTCCGTCATCTGAAGACAGTATAGACATTGATGCAATTACTATCTGCCACAGTGATGTTACCACTGATGAAGAAGCTCTTGCGGAAGCCGAGAAGTACTATATGGAacagcatccggacactgcagagATGAAATCGCGGTTGTCGCGGAATCTAATGGATATTTTAGCCGAACAAAGCTGTTTTTGCTATTTTGTGCAGTTTTTGGAGACCAAAGAAGCGCTTCCTTTGATCAAGTTTTGGTTGGATGTAGAGAGCTTTAAAGCAGCTGCATTGGAAAGCCTGAAATCGGCGAACAAGAACGAAATCTTTGGTAAATCTGTCAATCGTCGAACACTAGATCGTAGCGTTTCTTCCGATGGATTCGACAGTTTATCATTGCGCAGCGTGGACTGTGATTCGATATCCACGTTTTCGGAAAATGTTTTCGATGAAGGTACAGGAATTTCGACCATGGCCATGACAGACCCTGAAAGTGATCGAACATCGGGTGCTTGTACTCCTTGTACGATTCCACTGGAAGTAGTCGTTGAAGAAGACAAAAAACCGGAACCTTCCATGTACGAAGACAATGACGATCGAAAACGTATCATCGATATGCGCGATTTAGCGTTGCGCCAATCTTTGACGGATGACGAAAAGACGCATATTTTTGAAAAGAACAAATTAAAACTGGAAGAACCTAAGAAATCGACGAGTGGTTACAATTCGCTAATTGATTCGGATGCGGTTCGAatttatcgaaaatacttgataaGTAATTCGCCTTACCATATCGAAGTGCCAGCAACGGTTTTGTCCAGCATATCCTTGGCACTGTGTGGTGGGACATGCAGCGAACGAATCTTCGAAACAGCTCAACAATATTTGTTGGAAGTGTTGGAGCGAAATTATCTCAATGAATTTCTCAACAGTGGATTTTATTTGAAGTATACTTTTgag GTTCTATCCAGCAATTCTCTTGGGCTGAGAGATATTCTGTGCAGTGAAATggcactattttattttatggagTTCCTGGAGCAAAAGAACAAGCGACACATTTTGGAATTTTGTGTTACGGCGAGCCACTTTCGGAAAAGTGCCGAAGGTACTCAGAGTCAGGCTGATGCGTTGGTGCTATACGAGAAGTACTTTTCGCTTCAAGCGACATGTCCATTAAATTTGAGTGATAAAGTTCGATTTTTACTTGAAGAGAACATATGTTCTCAAGACACGACCACTATTAAAAACTGTTTTGAGCTACCTTCAAGAATTATTGAACGATTCCTGGAAAGGCGATATTTTCAGGAATTTTTGAAATCTTCTCTGTACAAAAATTATCTATCGGAGCTGCTAGGAAGAATTAAAATAACTGCTTCGGGCGAGACAACGAGCAATTATATGGGAATTTTAGCCGGCCCAAAACAAGTATTTATGACTGATCGTACAAACACTCCCGGACATAAACGGGGCCATCGCAAGACCTATTCCGATGTTACAAACGATAGTACTAACAGATCGAAACATTCCTCTTTTGTTTCATCTCAAAACACATTATTGGCGATGTCGGATGCAAATTTCCACAGAAAGCGCCCTACTTCGGTTGGCTGTGGCTCAACTTCTACCGGTACTGACATTATGCAAATCGATTCCCGTCAACTGTACAATCCGGATTTGCTTTGGAAACGAAATTCTGCATCGGGACTAACATTTGGAAGGGTTGATGCACTTGGGAGATACGAGCGAGACTCGGATATTGCTGAACCACCTCAGGGTGACGACCGATGGAGCAAGAACAGACTCAAAAGAGCAATGCGAAAGCTGGTTAATCTTCCCGAAGACAAAGCACAAGAAGAACTAGCATGGCAGGTGGCCGAAATGATTGTCAACGATATTACCAGCATTACGATGAACCATGGAACAGAAGACGCACACGAGACGTGA